A part of Entelurus aequoreus isolate RoL-2023_Sb linkage group LG03, RoL_Eaeq_v1.1, whole genome shotgun sequence genomic DNA contains:
- the gchfr gene encoding GTP cyclohydrolase 1 feedback regulatory protein translates to MPYMLVSTQIRLENGPTNVGDEHSDPAVMNYLGARKTTMLGNNFSEYHVDEPPRLVLDKLERIGYRVRTMTGVGQTLVWCLHKEI, encoded by the exons ATGCCTTACATGCTCGTCAGCACGCAGATCAGACTG GAGAACGGGCCAACCAATGTAGGAGATGAGCATTCAGATCCAGCTGTCATGAATTACTTGGGAGCACGAAAAACAACCATGCTGGGAAACAATTT TTCAGAGTACCATGTGGATGAGCCTCCTCGCCTGGTGTTGGACAAGCTGGAGAGAATTGGCTACCGTGTGCGGACAATGACGGGGGTGGGGCAGACGCTAGTGTGGTGTCTTCACAAGGAGATATGA